The following proteins are encoded in a genomic region of Opitutus sp.:
- a CDS encoding polysaccharide biosynthesis tyrosine autokinase has translation MDSHSKQSSGQPGGGSGEQGYGGGYGGYDAVGYGGESSMQRGFQDYALILRERMWYIIVVFLVVFSSALVYTFSQTKIYQSSASVQIFRSDPTVMKNVEAVVDNTVRGTEDLNTVVEVLSSGAIIQKVAERITGEDMRQFMAPYEKGKGSDPVTPLEVLGDNRKIVPKRLSLLINVVYRHPDRLIAAKVANLFVDEFIAYNARVRIDESMKAVEELKIRAEQQERTVKDLANELQSYLERNNMVSLDQRKDIVTEKLKALNLYVTSTDAKFKDAGIRWKQVQERQAEGGDLTQLSFIAAQPLISQLLNDVSSKKIVVAQLRDRYREKHPIMMEAMNSLAQAERELSKAIINAAATIESDYQSARRNDEQARGSLATASTETMALDRAAVEYSERSRKLVINEQLLQNIIVRMRDTTMISTMETQNARVVDKAAPSQESDYVSPKIPLNLGLGFVGGLGLGLAFAFFVSFIDDRVKSSFDIESVVGLPLIGIIPQIKKMEQPDKAQIVINNADRQVCEAFLTLHSSLRLKDESKNAQCILVTSTIPGEGKSFTTTNLALTFAAHGERVAIIDCDLRKPNVHKSFRLENRKGVIDICAGTATIDDVVVRGVHPNLDVITTGGRAKNPTQILNGKNFESMIADLRKRYDRIFFDTPPLAAVSDALIVLPLVDGSVFTVFFNKVRRKAAQFSAKKLTESNVPVFGAVLNGLNLAVSGYYYAQYYDKSYKDYYVVMSKEDATPER, from the coding sequence ATGGATTCACATTCTAAGCAATCGTCAGGGCAACCAGGTGGCGGTTCGGGCGAACAGGGTTATGGCGGCGGGTACGGGGGCTACGACGCAGTCGGCTACGGTGGCGAAAGTTCGATGCAGCGCGGTTTTCAGGACTATGCTCTGATTCTGCGTGAGCGCATGTGGTACATCATCGTGGTGTTCCTCGTCGTGTTTTCTTCGGCGCTGGTTTACACGTTCAGCCAGACCAAGATTTATCAGTCTTCGGCCAGCGTACAGATCTTCCGCAGCGACCCGACCGTGATGAAAAACGTCGAGGCCGTGGTGGATAACACGGTTCGTGGTACCGAGGATCTTAATACGGTGGTCGAGGTGCTCAGCAGCGGTGCCATCATCCAGAAGGTGGCTGAACGCATCACTGGTGAAGACATGCGCCAATTCATGGCCCCTTATGAAAAGGGCAAGGGCAGTGATCCGGTTACGCCTTTGGAGGTTTTGGGCGACAATCGTAAAATCGTTCCCAAGCGCCTCAGCTTACTCATCAATGTCGTCTATCGGCACCCCGATCGTCTCATTGCGGCAAAAGTGGCCAATCTGTTCGTAGACGAATTCATCGCCTACAACGCCCGCGTTCGCATCGATGAGTCGATGAAGGCGGTCGAAGAGCTTAAAATTCGTGCCGAGCAGCAGGAGCGCACGGTTAAGGATTTGGCTAACGAGCTTCAGTCCTATCTCGAGCGCAACAACATGGTCTCGCTCGACCAGCGCAAAGACATCGTGACCGAAAAGCTCAAGGCGCTGAATCTTTACGTGACGTCGACGGACGCCAAATTCAAGGACGCAGGCATCCGGTGGAAACAAGTGCAGGAGCGACAAGCCGAAGGCGGCGATCTGACGCAACTATCCTTTATTGCTGCGCAACCGCTTATCAGCCAACTGCTCAATGATGTTTCGTCGAAGAAGATAGTGGTCGCCCAGCTGCGGGATCGTTACCGCGAGAAACACCCCATAATGATGGAGGCAATGAACTCGCTGGCACAGGCCGAGCGCGAGTTGAGCAAGGCCATCATCAATGCGGCCGCGACCATCGAGTCGGACTACCAAAGCGCACGCCGCAATGATGAGCAGGCGAGGGGCTCTTTGGCCACAGCCAGCACGGAGACGATGGCGTTGGATCGTGCCGCCGTTGAATACTCCGAGCGTTCACGCAAACTTGTTATCAACGAGCAGCTTCTCCAAAACATTATCGTGCGTATGCGCGATACCACTATGATCTCCACCATGGAGACGCAGAATGCACGCGTCGTGGACAAGGCGGCTCCCTCACAGGAAAGTGATTACGTTTCACCCAAAATCCCACTTAATCTCGGGCTTGGTTTTGTCGGTGGTCTCGGTCTCGGTTTGGCCTTCGCTTTCTTTGTCTCGTTTATCGATGACCGCGTTAAGAGTTCGTTTGATATCGAGTCGGTTGTCGGCCTTCCGCTGATCGGCATCATTCCGCAGATCAAAAAAATGGAGCAGCCGGATAAGGCGCAGATCGTCATTAACAATGCCGACCGCCAAGTCTGTGAGGCGTTTCTCACCTTGCATTCAAGCCTGCGGCTCAAGGATGAGAGCAAGAATGCCCAGTGTATTCTGGTCACAAGTACCATTCCGGGTGAGGGCAAGTCGTTCACCACAACGAACTTGGCGCTTACTTTTGCCGCGCATGGCGAGCGGGTTGCGATCATTGATTGCGACTTGCGAAAGCCCAACGTTCACAAGTCCTTCCGCTTGGAGAATCGCAAGGGGGTCATCGATATTTGCGCGGGAACGGCGACGATCGATGATGTGGTGGTTCGTGGCGTTCACCCCAATCTCGATGTGATCACGACGGGTGGTCGTGCCAAGAACCCGACCCAGATCCTCAACGGTAAGAATTTCGAGTCGATGATCGCCGATCTGCGTAAACGCTATGACCGCATCTTCTTTGATACGCCTCCGCTGGCTGCGGTGAGCGATGCGTTGATCGTTCTACCCTTGGTCGATGGTTCCGTCTTTACGGTTTTCTTTAATAAAGTCCGTCGTAAGGCAGCTCAGTTTAGCGCCAAGAAGCTGACTGAGTCCAACGTGCCGGTATTTGGTGCGGTCCTTAACGGTCTTAATCTTGCCGTGTCAGGGTATTACTATGCCCAATATTACGACAAGTCGTACAAGGATTACTATGTGGTGATGTCCAAGGAGGACGCCACCCCTGAGCGGTAA
- a CDS encoding outer membrane beta-barrel protein, with protein MKKTVQHLVILGGMGSAVFAAPFLAIGDNAELFATANSSVAYNDNLLLGRDGSELTDTVFVVTPGFDLKYGKDSAVSGDVFANSTLSSYADNVKLNNQLFATGATAAYASERAKLNANLSFAELDQPTADNAAATATQGTLLEHHDTAAGINGELRYSEKISFGSGVSYASNDYKSSTSTEQKSYSVPVNVYYELTPKVDVSTGLTYTHTELSGNIGAGNPDLFDAYYYNVGTRGTFTPKLSGSFSVGYNTRNGNVGQDEDGSVGSKASLAYAYSEKTQLTLGFNRDFANSTSGGNSYETTDLTLGASSAITVDWRLSAGLTYRTMEFTDRTNDYVEGKLGATYTINEYLSAGIDYVKRAQTSDNAAFEFAGNVVSLSLSARY; from the coding sequence ATGAAAAAAACAGTACAACACCTTGTTATTCTTGGAGGTATGGGATCTGCTGTGTTTGCAGCTCCATTTTTGGCGATTGGTGACAACGCCGAACTTTTTGCCACCGCAAACTCCAGCGTCGCCTATAACGACAACTTGCTTCTGGGCCGTGATGGCTCTGAGCTCACCGACACCGTTTTTGTAGTCACTCCTGGTTTTGATCTGAAGTACGGCAAGGATTCCGCCGTGAGTGGCGATGTGTTCGCTAACTCCACGCTCTCCAGCTATGCCGACAACGTTAAGCTCAATAACCAGTTGTTCGCAACCGGTGCCACCGCCGCCTACGCTTCCGAGCGTGCTAAACTGAACGCCAATCTTTCGTTTGCCGAACTGGACCAGCCCACAGCCGATAACGCAGCCGCTACCGCGACTCAGGGTACGCTGCTTGAGCACCACGACACTGCCGCCGGCATCAATGGCGAGCTGCGTTACTCCGAGAAGATCAGCTTCGGCTCTGGCGTCAGCTACGCGAGCAACGATTACAAATCGAGCACTTCAACTGAGCAGAAGAGCTACTCGGTTCCGGTTAATGTCTATTACGAACTGACCCCCAAGGTGGACGTCAGCACCGGTCTGACCTACACCCATACCGAATTGTCAGGCAACATCGGTGCCGGTAATCCCGATCTCTTCGACGCCTACTACTATAACGTCGGTACTCGCGGTACCTTCACCCCCAAGCTGTCCGGTTCGTTCAGCGTCGGTTACAATACCCGCAACGGTAACGTCGGTCAGGATGAGGATGGTTCGGTCGGTAGCAAAGCCTCATTGGCCTACGCCTACTCGGAAAAAACCCAACTCACCCTGGGTTTTAACCGTGACTTCGCTAATTCAACCTCGGGCGGTAACTCTTACGAGACGACCGACCTCACCCTCGGTGCCAGCAGCGCGATCACGGTGGACTGGCGCCTGAGCGCTGGACTGACTTACCGCACCATGGAGTTTACCGACAGAACTAACGACTATGTCGAGGGTAAGCTCGGTGCTACCTACACGATTAACGAGTATCTTAGCGCTGGCATCGACTACGTGAAGCGCGCGCAGACCTCGGATAATGCGGCTTTTGAGTTCGCTGGTAACGTGGTCTCATTGTCCCTGTCCGCTCGTTACTAA
- a CDS encoding polysaccharide export protein, translated as MLSNIKITLLAGFSLLIVFPAQAEEPKPSAVPAAALLDYLLQPSDLLDVQIFQEENLKRAVRVSQEYSITLPLIGKVDVKGKSLRQAEDLIRELYARDYLVNPQINVVVIEYAKRSVNVIGQVNQPGAVLFPQEQGLTLLDAVSRAGGFSRLANRTQVKLTRTNADGKSDTYVIDADDLIKGRSSNTWPLLVNDIVFVPERIL; from the coding sequence ATGTTGTCCAATATCAAAATCACCCTTCTTGCAGGGTTTTCCCTGCTGATAGTATTTCCTGCGCAGGCTGAAGAGCCAAAGCCTTCAGCTGTTCCCGCCGCAGCGCTACTCGATTACTTGCTGCAGCCGTCGGATCTCCTTGATGTTCAGATTTTTCAGGAGGAAAACCTGAAGCGTGCAGTGCGGGTTTCGCAGGAGTATTCCATCACGTTGCCGCTCATCGGTAAGGTCGACGTCAAGGGCAAGTCCCTGCGCCAAGCCGAGGATCTCATTCGCGAGCTCTACGCCCGTGATTATCTGGTCAACCCGCAGATCAACGTGGTGGTGATCGAATACGCGAAGCGCTCGGTCAACGTGATCGGCCAAGTCAATCAACCCGGAGCGGTCTTGTTTCCCCAGGAGCAGGGTCTGACTCTGTTGGACGCGGTGTCGCGTGCGGGCGGATTTAGCCGTCTGGCTAACCGTACTCAAGTGAAGCTCACGCGGACGAATGCGGACGGTAAGTCCGATACGTACGTCATCGATGCGGACGACCTGATCAAAGGACGTTCCAGCAACACCTGGCCACTACTCGTTAACGACATTGTTTTTGTACCGGAGCGCATTCTCTAA